In the Pseudomonas sp. DTU_2021_1001937_2_SI_NGA_ILE_001 genome, one interval contains:
- a CDS encoding LysR family transcriptional regulator, with protein sequence MLHKQLIRRLDLITLQLFVAVHEEGTLTRASSREAIAVSAASKRLMELEEALGVPLYSRTAKGMDLTAAGETLLHHARRILTEVEKVGIEVGEHLQGLRGYVRMLANLSAIIQFLPEDLHDFVLNHSQVKVDLEERPSDGVVQGIIDGVADLGICSMDSETHGLYRVPYRHDRLVVVTRSDHPLAERGQVAFVETLMYDHIGLHSASSINNRIHAAAKALGQPLRLRIHVPGFDAVCRMVQADMGIGILPFKAFELFGRGLGLTAVQLSDEWSDRTLVLLVREGEALSPVSQLLFDHLQQPR encoded by the coding sequence ATGCTTCATAAGCAGCTGATCCGACGGCTAGACTTGATCACCTTACAGCTCTTTGTGGCTGTGCACGAAGAAGGCACGCTGACGCGAGCGTCTTCAAGGGAGGCTATTGCGGTCTCGGCCGCTAGTAAACGGTTGATGGAGCTCGAGGAGGCTTTAGGCGTTCCGCTTTACTCCCGTACAGCCAAAGGCATGGACCTTACTGCTGCTGGGGAGACGTTGCTACATCACGCTCGACGCATCCTCACTGAGGTGGAGAAGGTTGGAATTGAGGTGGGTGAGCACCTGCAAGGGCTCAGAGGCTATGTACGGATGCTTGCGAACCTCTCTGCGATCATCCAGTTCCTGCCCGAGGATCTGCACGATTTCGTGCTCAATCACTCTCAGGTAAAGGTGGATTTGGAAGAGCGCCCGAGCGATGGTGTCGTGCAGGGGATCATCGACGGTGTCGCCGATCTGGGTATTTGTTCGATGGACAGTGAGACCCACGGTCTATACCGGGTGCCATATCGTCACGATCGACTGGTGGTAGTGACGCGCAGCGACCATCCACTCGCAGAGCGTGGGCAGGTCGCATTTGTTGAAACGCTGATGTACGACCACATTGGGCTGCACTCGGCCAGTTCGATCAATAATCGCATCCATGCTGCGGCGAAGGCTTTAGGACAACCCCTCCGTTTACGTATTCATGTTCCTGGCTTCGACGCCGTGTGTCGCATGGTCCAGGCCGACATGGGCATAGGTATTTTGCCGTTTAAAGCATTCGAACTGTTTGGCCGAGGTCTGGGGTTGACAGCGGTGCAACTCAGCGACGAGTGGTCAGATCGAACCTTGGTTCTATTGGTGCGTGAGGGCGAAGCGCTATCGCCAGTCAGCCAACTGCTGTTCGACCACCTGCAGCAGCCCCGCTAG
- a CDS encoding helix-turn-helix domain-containing protein, whose translation MAGFFPVQSTTLLYRIGLLVKQARLRLAMRQVDLAHKAGTSLRTVRHIEAGKAEGVSLRDFMLVLFTAGVSDRVFQALQEDPAFETEALEAYSEKRVRLARVRAEDF comes from the coding sequence ATGGCAGGCTTTTTCCCCGTTCAAAGTACTACTCTGCTCTACCGAATAGGGCTATTGGTCAAGCAGGCTCGCTTGCGATTGGCCATGCGACAGGTCGACCTGGCCCATAAGGCCGGTACATCACTGCGTACGGTCAGGCATATCGAGGCAGGCAAGGCGGAGGGCGTTTCCCTCCGGGATTTCATGCTGGTGCTTTTCACCGCTGGCGTCTCGGACCGCGTGTTTCAGGCGTTGCAGGAAGATCCGGCTTTCGAGACTGAGGCGTTGGAGGCCTACAGCGAAAAGCGCGTACGCCTGGCCCGTGTTCGCGCGGAGGACTTCTGA
- a CDS encoding NorM family multidrug efflux MATE transporter, which translates to MQSAAFKELWIILRLAAPLIASQVAHMLMVFTDTVMMGKLGPEALAGGGLGAATYNFVSFFCIGVMAAVGTLVSIRLGANDQQGATRLTQAGLWLAWGMAVLAALLLWNIEPVLLHFGQQPANVAMAMQFLTTLPLALPGLLSFMALRGFTSALGRAMPVMVISLAGAAANFVLNYALIEGWLGLPHLGLWGIGLVTAVVSNCMALALALHIRRHRGYDAYPIGQQLGRLSRSHLGELWRLGLPIGGTYAVEVGLFTFAAFCMGALGTTQLAAHQIALQTVSMAFMIPVGISYAVTMRIGKHYGANDLLMARIAGRMGIGCGGAFMLLFALLFWLVPRPIVGLFLDLDDPAFADTVVLAVKLLAIAAWFELFDGTQTIAMGAIRGLKDAKTTFLIGLGCYWLVAAPAAWLLGFGTPAGAEGVWWGLALGLLCAAVTLTLAFERRMRKLLRQPGEAATLKV; encoded by the coding sequence ATGCAATCGGCTGCCTTCAAGGAACTCTGGATCATCCTGCGTCTGGCGGCGCCGCTGATTGCCTCGCAAGTGGCGCACATGCTGATGGTGTTCACCGACACCGTGATGATGGGCAAGCTCGGCCCCGAGGCGCTGGCCGGCGGCGGCCTGGGCGCGGCGACCTACAATTTCGTGTCGTTTTTCTGCATCGGGGTCATGGCCGCGGTGGGTACGCTGGTGTCGATCCGTCTTGGCGCCAACGATCAGCAGGGCGCCACCCGCCTGACCCAGGCCGGGCTGTGGCTGGCCTGGGGCATGGCGGTACTGGCCGCGCTGTTGCTGTGGAACATCGAGCCGGTGCTGCTGCACTTCGGCCAGCAGCCAGCCAACGTGGCCATGGCCATGCAGTTCCTCACCACCCTGCCCCTGGCCCTGCCGGGCCTGCTCAGCTTCATGGCCCTGCGCGGCTTCACCAGTGCGCTGGGCCGCGCCATGCCGGTGATGGTCATCAGCCTGGCTGGCGCGGCGGCCAACTTCGTCCTCAACTACGCGCTGATCGAAGGCTGGCTGGGACTGCCGCATCTGGGCCTGTGGGGCATCGGGCTGGTCACCGCCGTGGTCAGCAACTGCATGGCCCTGGCCCTGGCGCTGCACATCCGCCGCCATCGCGGCTACGACGCTTACCCCATCGGCCAGCAGCTCGGCCGGCTGTCGCGCAGCCACCTGGGCGAACTCTGGCGCCTGGGCCTGCCGATCGGCGGCACCTATGCCGTGGAGGTCGGGCTGTTCACCTTTGCCGCCTTCTGCATGGGCGCACTGGGCACCACGCAGCTGGCCGCCCACCAGATCGCCCTGCAGACCGTGTCCATGGCGTTCATGATTCCGGTGGGCATCTCCTACGCGGTGACCATGCGCATCGGCAAGCACTACGGTGCCAACGACCTGCTCATGGCGCGCATCGCCGGGCGCATGGGCATTGGCTGCGGCGGCGCCTTCATGCTGTTGTTCGCCCTGCTGTTCTGGCTGGTGCCCCGGCCCATCGTCGGGCTGTTCCTGGACCTCGACGATCCGGCCTTTGCCGACACCGTGGTCCTGGCGGTCAAGCTGCTGGCCATCGCCGCCTGGTTCGAACTGTTCGACGGCACCCAGACTATCGCCATGGGCGCGATTCGCGGACTCAAGGATGCCAAGACCACCTTTCTCATCGGCCTGGGCTGCTATTGGCTGGTAGCCGCGCCTGCCGCGTGGCTGCTGGGCTTCGGCACTCCGGCCGGGGCCGAGGGCGTATGGTGGGGGCTGGCGCTGGGCTTGCTGTGCGCAGCCGTGACGCTGACCCTGGCGTTCGAGCGGCGCATGCGCAAACTGCTGCGTCAGCCGGGCGAGGCGGCCACGCTCAAGGTCTGA
- a CDS encoding methyl-accepting chemotaxis protein: MAGAVEEFSATSMNIADNMKDTERLAQENARQTRIGRSSMEEASSSLQQIAASLNSTATVVNTLGQRSQEIGSIVGVITSIAEQTNLLALNAAIEAARAGEQGRGFAVVADEVRSLASRTREATDEISSMIASIQQETGNAINTMQQGNTLMQEGLSRNAKVAEALAQIDEQSRAAGQQFTVITNAAQEQSSTATALSGNLQSIAMTNTEQREVVANLAVTARELNELAAELLDEVGRFK; encoded by the coding sequence ATGGCCGGCGCGGTGGAAGAGTTCAGCGCCACCTCGATGAACATCGCCGACAACATGAAGGACACCGAGCGCCTGGCTCAGGAAAACGCCCGCCAGACGCGTATCGGCCGCTCGTCCATGGAGGAAGCGTCCAGCTCCCTGCAGCAGATCGCCGCGTCGCTGAACAGCACCGCCACGGTGGTCAACACCCTGGGCCAGCGCTCTCAGGAAATCGGCAGCATCGTCGGTGTGATCACCTCGATTGCCGAACAGACCAACCTGCTCGCCTTGAACGCCGCCATCGAAGCGGCGCGTGCCGGCGAACAGGGCCGCGGCTTCGCGGTGGTGGCCGACGAGGTTCGCAGCCTGGCTTCGCGCACCCGCGAGGCGACCGATGAAATCTCCTCGATGATCGCCAGCATCCAGCAGGAAACCGGCAACGCCATCAACACCATGCAACAGGGCAACACCCTGATGCAGGAAGGCCTGTCGCGTAACGCCAAGGTGGCCGAAGCGCTGGCGCAGATCGACGAACAGAGCCGCGCCGCCGGCCAGCAGTTCACCGTCATCACCAACGCCGCCCAGGAACAGAGCAGCACCGCCACCGCCCTGAGCGGCAACCTGCAGAGCATTGCCATGACCAACACCGAGCAGCGCGAAGTGGTGGCCAACCTGGCCGTGACCGCCCGCGAACTCAACGAATTGGCGGCTGAGCTGCTGGATGAGGTGGGGCGGTTCAAGTAA